A window of Sebastes umbrosus isolate fSebUmb1 chromosome 3, fSebUmb1.pri, whole genome shotgun sequence contains these coding sequences:
- the camk2d2 gene encoding calcium/calmodulin-dependent protein kinase type II delta 2 chain isoform X7: MYHQKLEREARICRLLKHTNIVRLHDSISEEGFHYLVFDLVTGGELFEDIVAREYYSEADASHCIQQILESVHHCHVNGIVHRDLKPENLLLASKLKGAAVKLADFGLAIEVQGDQQAWFGFAGTPGYLSPEVLRKDPYGKPVDMWACGVILYILLVGYPPFWDEDQHRLYQQIKAGAYDFPSPEWDTVTPDAKDLINKMLTINPSKRITSAEALKHPWICQRSTVASMMHRQETVECLKKFNARRKLKGAILTTLLVTRNFSAAKSLLNKKADGVKANNKANTVTSPKETGPAPALEPQTTVIHNPIDGNKESIESANTTIEDEDVKACTNNNKARKQEIIKVTEQLIESINNGDFESYAKICDPGLTSFEPEALGNLVEGHDFHRFYFENALSKGNKPVHTILLNPHVHLIGENAACIAYIRLTQYMDTSGMPRTMQSEETRVWHRRDGKWQNIHFHRSGSPSIPSH; encoded by the exons GGTGACAGGAGGAGAGCTGTTCGAGGACATCGTAGCCAGGGAGTACTACAGTGAAGCTGATgcaag CCACTGCATACAGCAGATCCTCGAGAGTGTCCATCACTGCCATGTTAATGGGATCGTCCACAGGGATCTGAAG CCTGAGAACCTTCTATTGGCCAGTAAGCTGAAGGGGGCGGCGGTCAAGTTGGCTGACTTTGGGCTGGCTATCGAGGTGCAGGGGGACCAGCAGGCATGGTTTG gtTTTGCCGGCACCCCGGGATACTTGTCTCCGGAGGTTCTGAGGAAAGACCCATATGGGAAGCCAGTGGACATGTGGGCTTGTG GTGTGATTTTATACATCCTGCTGGTGGGCTACCCTCCCTTCTGGGATGAGGACCAGCACCGCCTTTACCAACAAATCAAGGCTGGGGCCTATGAT tTCCCGTCCCCAGAGTGGGACACTGTAACTCCTGATGCCAAAGATCTGATCAACAAGATGCTAACCATCAACCCCAGTAAACGCATCACTTCCGCAGAGGCCCTCAAACATCCCTGGATCTGC CAACGGTCCACTGTAGCCTCCATGATGCACAGGCAGGAGACTGTGGAGTGCCTGAAGAAATTCAACGCCAGGAGGAAACTCAAG GGAGCCATATTGACCACTTTGCTGGTCACAAGAAACTTCTCAG CAGCCAAGAGTTTGCTGAACAAGAAAGCGGATGGCGTTAAG GCCAACAACAAAGCCAACACAGTGACCAGTCCTAAAGAAACTGGCCCTGCCCCTGCGCTG GAACCACAGACAACTGTGATCCACAACCCCATTGATGGAAATAAG GAGTCCATTGAGAGTGCCAACACCACCATTGAGGATGAGGATGTAAAAG CCTGCACCAATAACAATAAAG CTCGCAAACAGGAGATTATCAAAGTCACTGAGCAGCTGATTGAGTCCATCAACAATGGAGACTTTGAGTCCTATGC GAAGATTTGTGATCCTGGTCTAACTTCCTTTGAGCCTGAGGCCCTGGGCAACCTGGTGGAAGGACATGACTTCCATCGCTTTTACTTTGAGAATG CTCTCTCCAAAGGGAACAAGCCAGTGCACACCATCCTCTTGAACCCACACGTGCACCTAATTGGGGAAAATGCAGCGTGTATTGCCTATATTCGACTGACCCAGTACATGGATACCAGCGGCATGCCCCGCACCATGCAGTCTGAGGAGACCCGTGTGTGGCACCGCCGCGACGGCAAGTGGCAGAACATCCACTTCCATCGTTCGGGCTCGCCCAGCATCCCCTCCCA ttaa